CCTGGGCGAGGACTTCTATATGACCGGCAATCACCCGGAGGTCGCTTACTTCGAGGGTGAGGGTGCTTTCGCGGGCAAACCGGTGCGCGGCGTTGCGATTTGGGAGCGCATTCTGCACGAGGGCTACCGCTGGGCCGGTTACGGGGCGTGGCATTTCTGGCTGGGCCAGAACGATACGGACAGGAGCCAGTATATCGCCATGAGCCCTCGGGCGGTGTTCTGCCGCCAATGGGATTGGACCTTCGAATCGGGACAGCAAGCGCAGCGCACCTTTGGCATCTTCAACGACAGCCGCTTCGCGGACCCGATCACCTTCAGATGGGCGCTGAGCTTCGACGGAAAGCAGGTTGCCGGGCGTGAGCAGGAATACGCAATTGCGCCCGGAGAGAGCGTGAAGTTCGACGAGACCATCCCGATGCCGGCGATCACCGGGCATCGGGAGGAGGGCGAGCTTACGCTGGCCCTGTATGTGAGGGGTGAGGAAGTGTTCCGGGACGTGAAAGCGGTCTCGGTACTCAAGCCGGGCGCCCCGGAAGGCATCACAACCCTGAATACCGACACACTTGCCGTCTACGACCCGCAAGGCGCAGTGTCGCGCTTCCTGAGGGAGCAGGGCATCCCATTCGCCGCCGTGGGGTCTCTGGATACGGTGCCGCAGGGGACGAAGGTGCTTCTGGTGGGCAAGGACGCGTTGGATGCGCGGGAGGCCAGTTCCAGCCGGCTGGCGGCGCTTGCAGCGGGAGGCATGCGCGTGGTGGTGTTGGAACAGGAGCACCCGCTCCGGTACCAAGGACTGCCGGCGGAGATGGCATCCGCGATCAATGAGGGACGCACGGCTTTCGGGGAAGACCTGGAGCACCCCGCATTGCGCGGCCTGCAGCAGAAGGACTTCTTCACCTGGGGAGCGGACCGGCTTGTTTATCGCAATGCCTACGCCAAGCCCGGCCGGGGTGCGCGTTCTCTCGTGCAGTGCGACGACCACCTGCGCTTCACTGCGCTGGCCGAGGTCCCGGTGAACGAGGGCCTCATGCTGCTGTGCCAGTTGCAGGTGTGCGACCAGATCGCCACCAACCCGGTGGCAAAGCAGCTTGCGCTCAATCTGCTGGGCTACGCCGCGACCTACACGCTGGAGTTCAGCCCGGTTACAGTGGCGCTGGAGGAAGGCTCGCAAGTCGCGAAGGCGCTGGACGCCATGGGGCTGGAGTACACGCGGGCGGCGGGCCCGCTGGAAGCCCTGGCGGACGGCGCGGCGAAGATCGCGGTGGTGTCGGCCTCCCCAGAAAACCTGAAGCTGCTGGCGGCGAACTTGGACGCGGTGCGGCAGTTCAACGCACGCGGTGGAAGCCTGATCCTGTGCGGCCTCACGCCCGAAGGCCTTGCGGACTACAACACCATCGTGGGCGTGGACCACATGATCCGGCCCGGCAAACGGGAGCGTGTGGTGTTCCCGCCGGTGCGCGATCGACTGATGTCCGGGCTGACAACCGGCGACGTGGTGCTCTTTTCCTCGGAACGCATCTTCTCGTGGACCCAGGGCAACTATGTGGTCAGCGACATGTTCACCCATGTGGTGGACTACGACGAGGTCGCGTCCTTCGGCAGCTCGCCTTTCTGGGCCTATGACAACATCACCAACGGGTTCTTCTCGGCCGACGGTTGGCCGCTGATCATCAATTTCCCAATCAACAAGGACAACTCGCCCTACGACGTGACCATCACGCTGCAGAAGCCCCAGACCATCCGGGAGTTCACCTGGGTCGGCAACACCTTCTACTACCCGCAGAACCGCGTGAACCTGATTTTCGATGGCAAGCGCGATGAAGCGCTGTCTTTCGCGGTGGAGCCCAATGCTGAGCCGCAGACCTTCGCCGTGGACCCACCGCGCGAGGCGAGGGAGGTCACGCTGCAGATCGCCGAATGGACTCCGGTGCAGGGCAAGGCACCGAACATCGGCATCGACAACGTGTACCTGAAAGCCGTGCGTCCGGCCGAGTTCTATCGCGATGTGAAACAGATGCTCAATGTGGGCGGGCTGATGCGCTACGTAAAGGGCCCGGGGAATATCGTCCTGTGCAATATCAACTTCAAGGACGCCGAAGACGTGCCCGAGAATGCGGTGAAGAAGCGAAATATCCTGGCGACGATCTTGCGCAATCTCAAGGCGCCTTTTGCGGGTGGCAAGACGGTAGTGGCAGGGGCGGACCTGCAGTACACGCCGGTGGATCTGTCGAAGTACGCCAATCAGTACCGCAACGAGCGCGGATGGTTCGGGGACCCGAAGTTCACCCTCAAGGACCTGCCAAACGGCCCCCACATCTTCGCAGGTGTGCCATACAACGTGTATGAGTTCGCGACCTCCCCGGTGTTCAACTGCATCATGCTTGGCGGTGACGGGGTACCTAACGACCCGCCGCGCGAAGTGAAGGGAATCGCGGTGAACCAGAAAGCCGACGCCCTGTTCTTCCTGCATACCGCGCGGTTGGATGTCCGACGCAACGACCGGGAGATTCGCGAAGGCAAGCAGTATGAGACGTTGCGCTATGTGGTCAACTACGCGGACGGGCAGAGCGTGAACGTGCCGGTGTTCGCGGAGATTGACATCGAACATTACCGGCAGAAGTCGCCGGTGGCAATTCCGGGTGCGCAGATCGCCTGGACGCGCGAGTACGAGGGGACCGAGTTCTCCGCGGTCCTGTACTCGATGCAGTGGAACAACCCGCGCCCGGATACCGAGATTGCGTCCGTGGACATGATGTATGGCGACCAGCCGCGCGGTATCCCCGCGCTGCTCGCACTGACCGCAGCAAAGACGGGGGAGTAGACACATGATCGGGAACGAAAACCGCGGCACGTTCTACCTGATCCCCCATACGCACTGGGAAGGCGCGGTCTTCCAGACCCGCGAGGCGTACCTGGAGATGGGGCTGCCCAACATCCTGCGGGCGCTGGCCCTGCTCAAAGCCGATCCGGACTACCGGTTCACGCTGGACCAGGTCTGCTATGTGAAGCCCTTTCTCGAACGCTACCCTCATGAGGCTCCGGCGTTTCGGCGGTTCGTGAACGAGGGGCGGCTGGCCATCGTCGGTGGCACCGACTCGATGCTGGACGTGAACATGCCGGGCGGCGAATCGTGGGTGCGCCAGGTGCTGTACGGCAAAGGTTACTTCCGGCGCGAACTGGGGGTGGATGTGACCGTGGGCTGGCAACTGGACACCTTCGGCCACCACGCCCAAATGCCCCAGTTGCTCAGGCTGTCGGGCCTGCACTCCTTCTGGTTTTTCCGCGGAGTGCCGGACTGGGACACGCCGGGCGAGTTTCTCTGGCAGGGCATCGACGGCACGCGCATCCCCGCCTTTTGGCTCCCGGAAAGCTATGCGGTGAGTTACGGGTCGCCGAAAACGCTGCCGGAGTTCAGCGCGTTCATGCAAGCCCGATATGACGCTCTCGGGCGCTATTCACCCGGACCGTTGCGAGCCGGGCCGGGTGGGGCGGATGTTTGCGCTCCCGAGGAGCACCTGCCCGGATTGGTGCGCGAGCACAACGCCAGTTCCCAGCGCGGCGTGCAACTTCGGCTCGCGACCCCGCTGGACTTCGAGGCTGACGTGAAGCTCGGGCCCAACGCGCCGGTAGTCTCGGGCGAACTCAACCCCATCTTCCAGGGCATCTACAGCAGCCGCATTGAGCTGAAACAGCAGACCCGCCGGCTCGAAACCTTGCTCACAACCGCCGAGAAGCTCGGGGTTCTCCTGTGCGCGCTGGGAGAGCCCGTTTGCGACGACCAAGTGTGGGAGGCGTGGGAGCGCGTACTGTTCAACCAGGCCCACGACCTCATGTCCGGCGTGATGACCGACCGGGTCTATGAGGACACGCTGCAGAGCTTTGATTTCGCCCGGCGGATTGCCGAGCAGGAAGTCGAGACGCGCCTGCGCCGGTATTCGGAACGCCTGAACACGCAGGGCGATGGGCAGGCGCTGGTAGTGTTCAACCCGCTGGGGTCTTCACGGACAGATGCGGTCCTCGCGACGGTGGGGTTCGCGGATGTCGGTGTGCGGGCGCTGCGCGTGCTGGACCCCGACGGTGAGCCGGTCTGCGCCCAGATCATAAGTGAACAGCGCCTTGAGGGTGGCGGGCTGGTGGAAGCGCGCATCGCTTTCATCGCACGGGATGTCCCGGCGCTTGGCCACCACGTCTACCGCATACTGCCCGCCGAGCCGGATGATCCAGATGCTGCGAAGCTGGGTGAAGTGGGAAGTACCGGCGTGTTGGAGAGCGACCTGTACCGGGTGGAAGTCGACCCGCAGACCGGAGCAATCAGCAGCATCATGTGCAAGGCGGATGGCCGGGAGGTCCTGCGCGCTCCGGGGAACATTGTGGTGCGCGAGGAGGACCATGGAGACCTGTGGGAACTCTATCGGCCGCTGGACGGCGGCAGCCGAATCGCCATGAATGAGCCGCACCCCGTCCCGCCGCGAGGACAGGCGCTGTACAGCGATGAGCAACGCGGCGAGACCGGCCACGGCGTCAGCGGTCCGGTATTCTCGGAGTTCACCGTGGCGCACCCCCTCGGTAACGAGGGACGCTTCCGCACCACGGTGCGTGTCTACAATTCGCTGCCACGGATTGAGGTCCGCACAGACATACTGAATGACGAGAAGTTCGTGCGCTACCGGGTCATTTTCCCGACCACCATCGCGAGCGGCGAGAACGTGCACGAGATCCCCTTCGGGGCAATCACGCGGCCTGAAGGCATCGAGTTCCCGGCACAAAACTGGGTGGACTGGAGCGATGGACAGATTGGTCTCGCATTGCTCAATCGCGGCCTGCCCGGGAACGCGGTCATTGATGGCACGCTGGTGCTGTCACTCCTGCGAAGCACGTGCATCGTCGCCTATGGGTTCGGCGGTGGGTACGGGCCGGGGATGTCTTCGGATACCGGGTTCGAACTGGGGAAGGAGCTGACTCTCGACTACGCGCTGGTACCCCATTCAGGCGACTGGCGGCAGGCCGGGCTGGCCCAGGAGGGACAAGCGTTCAACTGCCCGCTCATGGCCTGTTCAGCGGCGAACCACCCGGGCGGACTGGGGCTGTGTCATGGCTTCGTACAGGTCGCGCCGCAGAATGTGGTAGTTTCCACGCTGAAGGTGTCCCACAGCGGTTGCGCAGTGGTGCGAGTATACGAGTCCCACGGGGAGGCAACGGACGACGTGCGGATCCGCTTACCCGAGGGAGTGGAGAGAGCCGAGGAAGTGAACCTGTTGGAGGATCCACTGGGCGATGTTGAGGTTGCGGACGGTGAGGCCCGGTTCAGCCTGCGGCCCTTCGAGATCAAGACGCTGAGGTTCGCCTTGCCCTGACCGGGTTACGGCACCGGTCCCTCCGCTTCGTCCGCTTCGCGCAATGCATCTATCTTCGCCAGTGCTTCCGCGCGTCCGGGTTGGCCCTCGGCGGGGATTGCGCCGAACGCGAGCAAGCGCGAGAACACGCACACCGCCTCCGAAGAAGCAGCGATCACCGCGTAGCCGCGTATCGCTGGGCAACCTCGTCCTGAGTCAGCGCGCGGTTGTAGATGCGGACCTCGTCGATTAGCCCACCGAAGCTCCCGCCGTGGCAACTGGGGTACTCGAAATTGCCGATCATCACGGGGTACGGATTGGGGTTCGGGAATCCCACTCGAGCGCGTTCGTCCTGGAGTGCGCCGTCGATGTACATGCGCAGGCTGGCTCCGTCCCAGGTGGCCACAACATGGGTCCACTTGCCGGGCTCGGGCGGGGTCTTGCTGGATACCCTCGGCTCCCAGTTTACCGCGGGTGTGCCCACGTGCACGAAGAAGGAGATACGCCCACCTTCGGGCTGCTTGTCCAGGCGCAGGAGGTACTCGTCGTTCTTCGCGATGATGATGTGCGACCGGTCATCGGGAGCACCGGGGCAGATCCAGGCTTCCAGGGTGAGCTGCTGGTCAAGGTTGAGCCACGCGCGGCGGCCCAGTCGCACAGCGGAATCCTCGGCAGTGAAGGACAACGCGGTCCCGATCTTGCCGGGCACCCATTGCGGCGCGGTTATGCGAGCGCGGTGCCCGAAGGGTGATGAAGCCAGGGCAATGCGCCCCTGGCCCTCGTCGAAAGACAAGGCTGCTACCGGCGGCTGCGCGGCGCAGGAGATGGTGATGCCCAACAGCGTCACAACAGGGAGCAATGCTTTCATGCAGGTCACCCCGAACAAAGCGGAGGCTCATTGCGCGCGAACGTCGAAGATTCTTCGACGTGGGAGCGCAGGCGACCTGTATGGTTGGCGCTCGGGACGAACGCGGGGAGGGCCGCTGGAAGGGCGGCCAATCCGGGTATCCGCGCAGCCTGGTTCACGAGGGGCACCTGTATGCCACCGTGTCGCGGCAGGAAGAGGGCGCGGAGGTGCTCCGGGGGACGTTGGGTGAGTTGGGGCAATGCTGAGTCTGTAAGGAACGGCTGCCAGTCAGCATTGTCTTTTCCACGAACGGCGAACCGCAGGTAAGGAAGGCCGGCGTCGGGCGGATCTGAGCCCGCCACACAGAGGGAGCCACCGATGACCAACTTCGCCCGGGACTGCCGCATTCTGCGCAACGTATTGGTGCCCATGCGGGATGGCGTCAGTCTCGCCACCACCGTATACCTGCCCACTGAAGCCGGGACATACCCCACGGTTCTCGTGCGCACTGCGTACAACCGGGTGCCCATGCAGGGAGTGGACTTCGCCCGGCGTGGGGTCGCCTTCGTGGTCCAGGATGTGCGTGGGAGATACGGTTCCGGCGGCGAGTGGTATCCCTTCGTCAATGAGACCGCGGACGGCGAAGACACTCTGAACTGGCTGGTGGCCCAGGACTGGTGCAACGGGCGCGTGGGGATGTTCGGCGACTCATATCTCGCCGCCACTCAGTTCTACGCGGCGCTCTCAGGACACCCGGCCCTGTGCGCGCTGGTGCCGCGGTTTATGGCCGGCGATTGCTGGAAACGCGCGTATTACTGCGATGGGGTTTTCAGCCTTGGCCT
This genomic stretch from Armatimonadota bacterium harbors:
- a CDS encoding LamG domain-containing protein; this translates as MKALLPVVTLLGITISCAAQPPVAALSFDEGQGRIALASSPFGHRARITAPQWVPGKIGTALSFTAEDSAVRLGRRAWLNLDQQLTLEAWICPGAPDDRSHIIIAKNDEYLLRLDKQPEGGRISFFVHVGTPAVNWEPRVSSKTPPEPGKWTHVVATWDGASLRMYIDGALQDERARVGFPNPNPYPVMIGNFEYPSCHGGSFGGLIDEVRIYNRALTQDEVAQRYAATR